The following DNA comes from Spirulina major PCC 6313.
CGGTGACCACCAATGATCTGGTCGCGGCCCAAGAGCGGATTCAGTTGCTCGAAACGGAGCTTGAACGCCGAGAACATCACTGGCAAACCACCCTCGAAGATGCCAATAATCAGGTGCTGCAACTCCAACAACAATGCCGCCGCCTCCGCACCGAAGTCCAGCAACAACGGGATCAACTGACAGTGGAGTTTCAGTATCAAATGTTCGAGGTGTTGCAGACGTTGCTGATGAATTTCCCAACGGCGACGGTGATGGCGGAAGCCAAACCCACGTTACCAGCGCGGAATGTGGTGGCGCTGTTCTCACCGTTGCGATCGCTCCTCCAACAGTGGGGCTATCAAGCGATCGGCGAGGCCTGGGGGCAAGTGTTTTATGACCCGCAATTGCACCAGCCCGACAGCCCCGATATTCGGGAAGGGGAATTGGTCTATGTCCGTTTCGTGGGCTATCGAGACGGCGATCGCATCCTCTGCCCCGCGAAAGTGAGCCGCACCCTCCCTCGCACCTAGTCCCATGACCCGCAACCCCTGGCACCATCACCTCATCAGCTTCCTGTGTCTTATCGTGCTGGGGTGGTTTGGGGTGCAGTTACCGGCCTTCGCCGCCACCTGTCGCCCATGGCAGGGTCACGAAATCTGTATTCTCCGCCTCAAACGGAGCGCGAAATATTACTGGGAATATCGCGCTCAGATCAGCATCGACGGTAACCAGCAACCCCCCACCCGCTACAATTGCCGCGATCGCACCCAAACCCCCAAGGGTCAACCCACCACATCGTTTACTGCCGAGAGCGCGGGCGCGTTCGTCTGCCACCTGATGCAACGATAATCTTGCCAGACCTGAGATCATCGCAGGGCAGGGGAGCCGTGAGCCAGAGGCTCACAATACTAAGGGAGTGCGCTTGTGTCGTGCGAGCTAGAAGCTCGCGACTCTGAATTTCAGCACCAAGAGAGTGGGAGCTTCTAGCTCGCTACTACAAACAGAAAAAGGAAGCAGTAAGCCAGAGGCTCACACTACAAAAAAACGTTCTCTTGTGTAGTGGGAGCTTCTAGCTCGCTACTACAAACAGAAAAAGGAAGCAGTGAGCCAGAGGCTCACACTACAAAAAAACGTTCTCTTGTGTAGTGCGAGCTTCTAGCTCGCTACCTTTGTTCTAGCTCGCTACCTTTGTTCTAGCTCGCTACCTTTGATGTCAGCATCTCGGATCGGGTAGAAGATCAGACGCTGATTGAATTCGCCCAATCCTTCGCCCAGAGGAGGGTTTTTTGGACGGTGGGCATGTCGGCGGCTTCGCAGTAGAGGCGCAGGACGGGTTCTGTACCGGAGAAGCGGATCAGGAGCCAACTATCATTAGCCAGCCGGAATTTATAACCATCGATGGCGAGGCAGTCCGTAACGGCTTGGCCGGCTACTTCCGTGGGGGTGTTGGATTGGAGTTCGGCGAGGAGGGCATTGCGCACGGCCATGCTGGCAAGGGGGAGGTCAATGCGATCGTAGGTGGAGGTGAAGCCGACGCTGGCCTGTAGTTGGGCGTAGCGATCGCCAATATCTTGCCCCGATTCCACCACCGCTTCGAGGACATAGAGCGCCGACAGCAAGGCATCGCGCTCCGGAATATGCGTGCCGTAGCCTACGCCGCCGGATTCTTCACCGCCCACGAGGACTTCCGCCGTGAGCATGCGATCGCCGATGTATTTATAGCCAATCGGCGTTTCATAGAGGGGAATATGATTCAACGCTGCCAGTTTTGGAATCAGATCCGAACCGCTGACGGTTTTGACAATTTCGCCGGTAAAGCCCTTGGTTTTGGAGAGATGATCCACCAAGATCGGGATCAAGACTTGGGAACTGCGGAAATTACCCTGACCATCCACGGCGGCAATGCGATCGCTATCCCCATCAAACACCAGCCCCACCCGCAACACATCCGGTTGATCGTGGGCGGATTGGCGAATGGCGCGGAAAATTTCCGATAAATATTTCGGCAACGGCTCCGGAGCACCACCGCCGAAGAGGGGATCGCGATCGCCGTTAATTTCATCAATAGCAATTCCCAACAGCCGCTCCAGCCCCGTAGCTGCCGCCCCATGCATCACATCCGCAAACACCCGCAACCGATCCGTTGCGATCGCCTCCCGAATCCGCGCAATATCCACCTTGCCCTGCAACGCCGCGCAATAGCTCGTCCAGGGGTCAAAGGTCATCAGCGTGCCAGGAGTGCGATCGCTCGGCAACGCCTCCCCTAAGCGTGCTTCGATTTGGCTGGTAATTTCCTGCGTCACCGAGCCACCAAAACAGCCCTTCACCTTCAAGCCCAAATACTTCGCCGGATTGTGGCTCGCCGTCAGCACGATCGCCCCCAAAGCCTGCTCCGCCTTCGCCGCCCAAGAAAAGGCCGGCGTGGGGGCGTAGCTCTCTGAGAGCATCACATCAAACCCCATGGCTTGGATCGCTTCGGCTGCCACCTGGGCAAAATCCTCCGCCATAAAGCGGCGATCGTACCCGACAATCACCAAGCGGGGATTAGCCACATCTCCATAATTGGCCACCAACACCTCCGCCGCCCAAGAGGCCACCGTTACCACCCGCTCCATAGTAAAATCTGCGGCGATTACCCCTCGCCAGCCATCGGTTCCGAACTTGATGGGATTGAGCGTGAAAGCCATGGTGTCTATGTCCTGAAGCGCTTGTAGTCCCTCGATTGTAGCTTGAATTCTGGGGGCTATTTTTCGGGGTCGGGAGGAATTCCCATCTGCCAATCCAGATTCACCAGAAAGGCCTGTAACCGCATCCGTTCAATAAATGGCCAGCCGCCACTTTCCTCCATGTCCCGCAGCAGGTTCGCCAATTCGTGGCGGTTGCCGGGCAAGTTGGGCAAGAAAAGATCATCGCGAATGCGGGCGTGGGTGGCACTGAGCGATCGCAAAATCATCAGCGTCGCCAAACTGTCCCCCGCCTGCTGATCCGCAAGCTGGGAGAGTTCCGCCTGAATGCGAGACAGTTCCGCTGCCAAAAACGAAGGGTCAAAAGGGTGATCCTGCTCCATACCTCACTCTAGATAACAAAAACGACATGAGCTGCTGCTCACCCAAATGATACGCTGAAGCGGATCAGGTGCGCTGACGCGGATCAGGTGCGCTGACACGAATCAGGTGCGCTGACACGAATCAGGTGCGCTGACGCGAATCAGGAAACGCGACACGCCCGTGTACAATGTGCTTTATTAAGACTTGCAGCAATGCAACTAGGGTAGGGCATACCCGAAGTAACGCTTGGGGAGAGACTCACCTCTGGCTTAGACGACGCAAGGAATCTAGGTTAAGCGATCTCGATGAGCCAAGAATCCCCGTGCGTTCACGCTGGGGAGTGTCAATCAAACGCTTTGAACAGGTGTTAACAGCGCCATGTACCTAAGAAGTTCAGATCGTCAGAATTCCACCCAAAATCGGCACTGTTTGACCGTCAGTAGACGGAATTAACGCCGACCAATACTAATGTTGAGCTTGTCATTAGGGTTCTGTTGATTCCGGTGGCTGTTCTGACCCCAATGTTGATCTGAAATTCCCGCTATTTTTTTTTGACGCAGAGATTGACGAAAACGAGGTTAATAATGAGGTATTATCGCGGACTACTGATTGCATTTTTTGCCCTCTGCTTAGGGTTCTTAACAGCCTGTAGCGATGGACCAGCCAATGCAACCAGTCAACAGTTAACGTATGACGACATTGTGAACACCGGCCTAGCCAATGGCTGCCCAGAACTCGATGAAACAGCACGGGGATCAATCCCAGTCGTGGCTGGCAAAGAGTATCTGATTTCTGCCATGTGCTTAGAGCCGAAAGAATATTTCGTCAAAGAAGAACCCACCAACAAGCGGGTGGAGGCAGAATTCATCCAAGGGAAGGTGCTCACCCGCTACACTTCTAGCTTGGATCAAGTGAGTGGTACTTTAACCGCTAGTGCTGATGGAGTGCTGACCTTTAAAGAGGAAGCCGGGATCGATTTCCAACCGATCACGGTTCTGCTCCCTGGGGGTGAACAAACGCCGTTTATGTTCACCATGAAAAGTCTGGATGCTAAAACCGAAGCAGGGTTTGATTCGGTGAATACATCGACGGACTTTGAAGGGGAATTTTTCGTGCCGTCTTACCGGGGTTCTGTGTTCCTCGATCCGAAAGGGCGTGGGGTTGCCAGTGGCTATGACAATGCGATCGCGCTACCTGCTGGTGCTGACAGTGACAGTTTCGAGCGGGCCAATGTGAAACGCTATGAAACCGGCCGCGGTGAAATGTCG
Coding sequences within:
- a CDS encoding phosphoglucomutase/phosphomannomutase family protein, with translation MAFTLNPIKFGTDGWRGVIAADFTMERVVTVASWAAEVLVANYGDVANPRLVIVGYDRRFMAEDFAQVAAEAIQAMGFDVMLSESYAPTPAFSWAAKAEQALGAIVLTASHNPAKYLGLKVKGCFGGSVTQEITSQIEARLGEALPSDRTPGTLMTFDPWTSYCAALQGKVDIARIREAIATDRLRVFADVMHGAAATGLERLLGIAIDEINGDRDPLFGGGAPEPLPKYLSEIFRAIRQSAHDQPDVLRVGLVFDGDSDRIAAVDGQGNFRSSQVLIPILVDHLSKTKGFTGEIVKTVSGSDLIPKLAALNHIPLYETPIGYKYIGDRMLTAEVLVGGEESGGVGYGTHIPERDALLSALYVLEAVVESGQDIGDRYAQLQASVGFTSTYDRIDLPLASMAVRNALLAELQSNTPTEVAGQAVTDCLAIDGYKFRLANDSWLLIRFSGTEPVLRLYCEAADMPTVQKTLLWAKDWANSISV
- a CDS encoding photosystem II manganese-stabilizing polypeptide, producing the protein MRYYRGLLIAFFALCLGFLTACSDGPANATSQQLTYDDIVNTGLANGCPELDETARGSIPVVAGKEYLISAMCLEPKEYFVKEEPTNKRVEAEFIQGKVLTRYTSSLDQVSGTLTASADGVLTFKEEAGIDFQPITVLLPGGEQTPFMFTMKSLDAKTEAGFDSVNTSTDFEGEFFVPSYRGSVFLDPKGRGVASGYDNAIALPAGADSDSFERANVKRYETGRGEMSLQVTKVDSETGEIAGTFTSIQPSDTDLGADDPEEVKIKGSFYAQVSPKA
- the grpE gene encoding nucleotide exchange factor GrpE — protein: MVEEPNLFWFGVFLWVGGTAFFLSLIGGKSATAPVVDLDCQYEFDPLLSDRLKQANILSWALLQRKAGLTPKHLRQLRQGSLDLLSFTELNRLARTLNWTLEELLQAYGVTFPSLGSAFQEVAKLHSQGQQLYNEKTELQEQLTRAQAGLTVTTNDLVAAQERIQLLETELERREHHWQTTLEDANNQVLQLQQQCRRLRTEVQQQRDQLTVEFQYQMFEVLQTLLMNFPTATVMAEAKPTLPARNVVALFSPLRSLLQQWGYQAIGEAWGQVFYDPQLHQPDSPDIREGELVYVRFVGYRDGDRILCPAKVSRTLPRT